One Aquarana catesbeiana isolate 2022-GZ linkage group LG11, ASM4218655v1, whole genome shotgun sequence genomic window carries:
- the IRX3 gene encoding iroquois-class homeodomain protein IRX-3, with product MSFPQLGYQYIRPLYPSDRQGVGGNRSGAELSPAGTLSNVLSSMYGAPYAAAAAAQAYGAFLPYTTELPIFPQLGSQYEMKDSPGVQHSAFSHHHPAFYTYGQYQFGDPSRPKNATRESTSTLKAWLNEHRKNPYPTKGEKIMLAIITKMTLTQVSTWFANARRRLKKENKMTWAPRSRTDEEGNSYGSDHEEDKREDEEEIDLENIDTEDVESKEDLDDQDTDIHSDSKTDARSDSEGSDGFEDLNASEERFLKSVVGDSRVQDKCELSEDAKPHQPQCEQLKLDSISSNPSQENNLPVAQKPKIWSLAETATAPDNPRKSPQGSSAPANSQNVLAQPRLITCPGSRFQSWTGRTFSAQQFSLLNSAHFLQGLGVTHTTGNASFNTHGEHAHSRDQVTDRSSSLEVEKKILNTAFQPVQRRSQNQLDAAMILSALSSS from the exons ATGTCCTTCCCCCAGCTGGGCTACCAGTACATCAGACCTCTGTACCCCTCTGACCGGCAAGGTGTTGGGGGGAACAGGAGCGGAGCGGAACTTTCACCGGCTGGGACTCTTTCTAATGTTCTGTCTTCTATGTATGGCGCTCCCTATGCTGCGGCGGCGGCGGCTCAGGCTTATGGAGCCTTCCTCCCCTACACCACGGAGCTTCCAATCTTCCCACAGCTG GGATCCCAATATGAGATGAAGGACAGTCCAGGGGTACAACATTCAGCTTTCTCTCACCATCACCCAGCTTTTTACACATATGGACAATACCAGTTTGGAGACCCTTCAAGGCCCAAAAACGCCACAAGAGAGAGCACCAGTACTTTGAAGGCCTGGCTAAATGAACATAGGAAGAACCCCTATCCCACCAAGGGAGAAAAGATTATGTTGGCCATCATCACCAAGATGACGCTCACCCAAGTGTCCACCTGGTTTGCCAATGCCAGGAGGAGGCTTAAAAAGGAGAATAAAATGACCTGGGCTCCCAGGAGCAGGACAGACGAGGAGGGGAACTCCTATGGAAGTGATCATGAAGAGGACAAGCGGGAGGATGAAGAAGAGATCGATTTGGAAAATATCGACACTGAGGATGTGGAAAGTAAAGAAGACTTGGATGACCAGGACACAGACATCCACTCTGACTCTAAAACAGACGCTAGGAGTGACTCTGAGGGCTCAGATGGCTTTGAGGACTTGAATGCCTCCGAGGAAAGGTTCCTCAAGTCCGTGGTTGGGGACAGTAGGGTTCAGGATAAATGTGAACTGTCTGAAGATGCCAAACCTCATCAGCCACAGTGCGAGCAGCTCAAATTGGACAGTATTTCCTCCAATCCTTCCCAGGAAAATAACCTTCCAGTTGCCCAAAAGCCCAAAATTTGGTCCCTGGCAGAAACAGCCACTGCTCCGGATAACCCTCGCAAGTCACCCCAGGGTAGCAGTGCTCCTGCAAACAGTCAGAATGTGTTAGCACAACCTAGACTCATCACCTGTCCAGGAAGCAGGTTCCAGAGCTGGACAGGGAGGACATTTTCTGCCCAGCAGTTCTCTTTACTGAACTCTGCTCACTTTCTGCAAGGACTGGGGGTCACCCACACGACAGGCAATGCCAGCTTCAACACGCATGGGGAACATGCTCACAGCAGAGACCAAGTAACAG ACCGGTCAAGCTCGCTGgaggtagaaaaaaaaattctaaacacaGCTTTTCAACCAGTTCAAAGAAG gTCACAAAACCAACTCGACGCTGCTATGATTCTCTCTGCACTGTCCTCCtcataa